AGGATGGCCGACTGCGGCGGGTTGATGATCGGGGTCGACAGCATCGAGCCGAAGGTGCCGCCGTTGGAGATGGAGAAGGTGCCGCCGGTCATCTCTTCGATGCCGAGCTTGCCTTCCTGGGCCTTCTTGCCGTACTCGGCGATCTTCTTCTCGATGTCGGCGAAGCTCATCTGGTCCGCGTTGCGCAGGATGGGCACGACCAGGCCGCGCGGCGAGCCGACGGCGATGCCGATGTCGAAGTAGCCGTGGTAGACGATGTCGTTGCCGTCGACCGAGGCGTTCAGCACCGGGTACTTCTTCAGCGCGTGCACGGCGGCCTTCACGAAGAAGCTCATGAAGCCCAGCTTCGTGCCGTGTTCCTTGGTGAAGCTGTCCTGGAACTTCTTGCGCAGCTCCATCACCGGCGCCATGTTCACTTCGTTGAACGTGGTCAGGATGGCGTTGGTCGATTGCGATTGCAGCAGGCGCTCGGCGATGCGGGCGCGCAGGCGGCTCATCGGCACGCGCTGTTCCGGGCGGTCACCCAGGTTGGCGGACACCGGCGCGGCGACGGCCTGCAGCGGTGCCTTGGCGGGAGCGGCCGGGGCCTGCACCGGCGCGGGAATCGTGGCCGGCTTGGCGCCGCCTTCGATCGCGCCCAGCACGTCGCCCTTGGTCACACGGCCATCCTTGCCGGTGCCCGGGACGGAGCCGGCGGCCAGGTTGTTGTCGCCCATGATCTTCGCGGCGGCGGGCATCGCGACGCCGGCCTTGCTGTCCGACGAGGCGGCAGCGGCGGCCGGGGCGGCGGCGGGTGCAGCGGCAGCGGGCGCGGCGGCGGCGGCCGGAGCAGCGGCGCCGGCCTTGCCTTCGGAGTCGATCTTGGCGATGACCTGATCCGACGTGACGGTACCGCCGTCGGCGACGACCAGTTCGGCCAGCACGCCGGCGGACGGCGCCGGCACTTCCAGCACGACCTTGTCGGTCTCGATCTCGATCAGGATCTCATCGATGGCCACGGCGTCGCCGGGCTTCTTCTTCCACGTGAGCAGGGTCGCTTCGGCGACCGATTCGGACAGCTGGGGGACTTTGACTTCAACGATTGCCATGATGTTTTTTCTCTCGGTTTTTCAGTAAACCGGAGCCTTGCGCCTGCCGGTCGCCGGGGAGCGTGTGCCCGTCCCCGGCGCCGGTGTCATTGCGGCGCGCGGCGTCCGCAATGACTCACTTGGTCAGCACGAAACCCTTCAGTTTCCCGAAGGCCTGCTCCAGCAGCGCCTTCTGCTGTTCCTGGTGCAGGTGGGCGTAGCCGACGGCCGGCGAGGCCGAGGCGGGACGGCCCGCGTAGCCGAGCTTCTGGCCGTCGGCCATGTTCTCGTGGATGTAGTGCTGCACGAAGAACCAGGCGCCCTGGTTCTGCGGCTCGTCCTGGCACCACACGATCTCGGCCAGGTTGGGGTACTTCTTCAGCTCGGCCGCGAACGCCTTGTGCGGGAAGGGGTACAGCTGTTCGACGCGGATGATCGCGACGTCCTTCTTGTCGCCGCGGGCCTTGATCAGGTCGTAGGCCACCTTGCCGGAGCAGGCGATCACGCGCTTGACCTTGCCCGCGTCGATCTCGGCGCTCGTCTCGCCGATGACGGTGCGGAACTCACCCTTGGTGAACTCGCTGACCGGCGAGGTCGCGTCCTTGGCGCGCAGCAGCGACTTGGGCGTCAGGATGACCAGCGGCTTGCGGAACATGCGCAGCATCTGGCGACGCAGCAGATGGAAGATCTGCGACGCGCTCGTCGGCTGGACGATCTGCATGTTGTTGTCGGCGGCCAGCTGCATGAAGCGCTCCAGGCGGGCCGAGCTGTGCTCGGGGCCCTGGCCTTCGTAGCCGTGCGGCAGCATCAGTGTCAGGCCGTTGGAGCGGCCCCACTTCACTTCGCCCGAGGCGATGAACTGGTCGATCACGACCTGCGCACCGTTCACGAAGTCGCCGAACTGCGCTTCCCAGATGGTCAGCGTGTGCGGGTCGGCGGCGGCGTAGCCGTACTCGAAGCCCAGCACCGCCTCTTCCGACAGGATCGAGTCGATCACGACGAACGGGGCCTGACCTTCCGCGACGTTCTGCAGCGGGATGTAGATGCCCTCGTCGAAGCGTTCGCGGTTCTGGTCGTGCAGCACCGCGTGGCGGTGGGTGAACGTGCCGCGGCCGCAGTCTTCGCCGGACAGGCGGATCGGGTAGCCCGAGGCCACCAGCGAGGCGAAGGCCATGTGCTCGCCCATGCCCCAGTCGACGTTGACGTCGCCGCGACCCATGGCCGCGCGGTCGCCGATGACCTTCTCCACCAGCGTGTGGGCCTTGAAGCCGCCCGGCAGCGTGGTGATCTTCTCGGACAGGCGCTTCCACTCGGCCACCGGCAGCGCGGTGTCGCAGCTGTCGGTCCACTTCTTGCCGAGGAACGGGGTCCAGTCGGTGGCGTACTTGCTCTTGAAGTTGGTCAGCACCGGGTCGACGGTGTGACGGCCTTCGTCCATCGCGGCGCGGAAGGCCTTGACCATGCC
This genomic stretch from Mitsuaria sp. 7 harbors:
- the odhB gene encoding 2-oxoglutarate dehydrogenase complex dihydrolipoyllysine-residue succinyltransferase — encoded protein: MAIVEVKVPQLSESVAEATLLTWKKKPGDAVAIDEILIEIETDKVVLEVPAPSAGVLAELVVADGGTVTSDQVIAKIDSEGKAGAAAPAAAAAPAAAAPAAAPAAAAASSDSKAGVAMPAAAKIMGDNNLAAGSVPGTGKDGRVTKGDVLGAIEGGAKPATIPAPVQAPAAPAKAPLQAVAAPVSANLGDRPEQRVPMSRLRARIAERLLQSQSTNAILTTFNEVNMAPVMELRKKFQDSFTKEHGTKLGFMSFFVKAAVHALKKYPVLNASVDGNDIVYHGYFDIGIAVGSPRGLVVPILRNADQMSFADIEKKIAEYGKKAQEGKLGIEEMTGGTFSISNGGTFGSMLSTPIINPPQSAILGVHATKDRAVVENGQIVIRPINYLAMSYDHRIIDGREAVLGLVAMKDALEDPARLLFDI